The following is a genomic window from Spirosoma agri.
GATGGCCAGGATAATAGCCCATAGGCCACTGGCCCGACCCGTGTGCAAATCCAGACTCAAGTTGGTTAGCAACACAGCGGTTGGGTACCGGTTTTCGCTGAGAATGTCGCCCGTGATTTGATTGACGGTCAGTTCGCGATCCTTGAGCTTCAGCGTGTAGTATTCCTCGGGATCTTCTGAAAACGGAAACTCGATGCTTTGTACCTCTGTCAGCTTTGTCTGTTTAAAGACCGCAAAGTCAACTAAAGCCCGTTGCCGCAACGGACGTTGTGGTTTAGACTGAATGGCATCAAAGTCAATTTTGGGAGAAATTTTCGTCATGCCGATCAGGTCGAACCGGGCCAGCGAAAGGTACGTTCCCGACAGGGCGATGGCGAAGATCGGAATCAGCAACAACCGACCCAGTACGACGTGGTAATACTGAGCAAAGTTGTCGCGGACAATGCGGGTAAAGAATCGCTTTACGCCCCGTTGCCGCTGGATAATCAGCATGGTGCCGGACACCGTGATCAGCAGGAGCAGAAAGGCTGTCAGTCCGATAAAAAACCGGCCCGCTTCGTGTAGGAACAGCGATCGGTGCAAAGCCGTAACCCATTCGAAAAACTCACTTTGTTTGGTGGGAATACCCAGGGTTTTGCCCGTTCGTGGATCAACGTAAGCGGTCAGGTTTTTGCCGTCGGCATCGCTCCCCTTGATCTGCACAAACTGGTTGGCATCAACGCTTAGCTCACTGATTTCGGAAACGTTTTTTTTCAGAACCGGCAGCGTTTGAGCGAGGGTAATCTGATCAACGTTATCGACACGATAGGGCTGAATTTTCTGCGATACGGGTTCGAACGCCAGAATAATGCCGGTGATCGAGGCTACCGTCAATAAAAGAAAAGAAGATACAGCCAGGGCTAAGTGGCTGTATCTCCAAATGGAAATGGTCATAAAGCTAGCCGCTGTTGGCACTGGAACACTGATTCTTACGACGATTACTAGAGGAGTTGACCTACCGGAGCCTAGGAACTCAAAACAGGATAATTTCTTCGTTCAGTACGCGCTTGCCCTCGATACACAGGGGTACATCATAACTTACTCGTATCGATCATAAAAATCAGTGTTCTGGTGCATTGTGATACCCCTTAGTTGCTGGTATTGGGGCTAAAACGTACGTAGCGGATGTATCCCGTACCCTCGCTTTTGGCGGAAAGAGCGTCTGTCGTTAGCGGAATTTCCAGGTCTTTTACGTAGTACTTATTGTCTTCCACCGCACTTTCAAACCGTAGTTTGTAATCTTTGTCGATCTTTGCGCTTTCGATCTCCAGTACGGTAACGCTACGGTCGCCACCTGCCACCGAAGCTCCGGTTATGGCGCTGATGTCGGTTCGTTTTTTGGCGTAAGCCTTATGCCATTCCTTTACATCGGGGTACCATTTTTTGTTGGAGCCAAGCACGTACAGCGTTTTATCGTAGGCACCTTTCCCGTTGATGAGCGACACCACAATGTAGGCCCCTTCGCCCATGTAGTTGGTCATCTGGATCATGCACTTATACTTGACCGTACCCGGTTGTTGAGCCAGTGATGCCGATGGTTGGGCAAACGCCAGAGCCAGCACCAGTAAGCCGATTTTAGGCAAAAATGACATATTTTTTATTTCAGGAAGTTAACGGATACGTTGTTTTTAGCGAGCGATTCGTTTTCGCTGGCCAGATCGAACGCGGTTTCTTTAAAGTTGGTGGCGATGTCTTTTTTGGCACCAATCGACAACAGGTATTTTAGCAGAGCATCGTCTTTCGACACCATAGCTGCCCGGTGCAGAGCGGTAATTCCTTCCTTGTTTTTGCTGTTTACATCGATCTGAAGAGGCTCCAGGCGTTTCATCAGCGACAGGTCATTCTTGGCGACCGCTAAGTGATACAGCGTATTGCCGTTTTTCTGCGGAGCCTTGACGTCTAGTCCTTTTTCCTGAAGCAGATTTAATTTGGCCGTAAAGTCATCGGTTCGTGGTCCATTCTCAGACCGTTGACCACCTTCCGGGCGAGGACCGCCTTCTGGCCGTGGGCCATCCAGCCGGGGGCCGCTGGTTGGTCTGTACGATTGGATCAGGTAAGCAGCCAGATTATCGCCATTTTTGTCCGTAACGGTAACGTCAGCTCCTTTGGTCAATAAATAGCTCACTACCTCGGGCGAGTTGCCCTGTACGGCCATAGCCAGTGCCGTTACGCCTTTCTGGTTGCTCTGATTAATATTTTTCACCTTCGGCTGGAGCATTTCCAGCACGGCGATATCCCGGTTGGCCGCTGCCGCGTTCATAAATACGGTATTGCCTTCGTCGTCAGCCTGATTGACATCGACGCCTTTATCCAGAAAATACTTAATGAGTTCGGTCTGCTTGGGTCGGCGAACGATGGCATGCAAAACGGTTTCTCCGCTCTTGTTAGTTACAGTCGGTTTAATACCCAGGCTTTCCAGATACTGGAACGTTTCGATGGGTGCAGCGCCCTGACGGCCACCCTGACTCGCCATGATCATCGCCGTTGGGTTTACCGGAACTCCTCGCTGCTGCAACGCCTTCAGGATGTTGATATTTCCACTTCTGGCCGCATAACTAAACGCGTTGTTTCCGGCGGCATCCGTGCTTTTCAGATCCAGCCCTTTCGAGATAAAGTAATCGGTCAGTTTAAGGTCTTTATCGTTTGCTACAGCCAGCAAGAGTGCGTTGGCTCCATCATGATTCAGGTCCTTTTTGAGGTTGGCTCCGTTCTGGATGCACAAGTCATATACTTTCGTGTCGGGTTGGCCACTGCCCGCTGCAAAATTTAACGGCGTGGCACCGTGACTGTCTTCAACATTCGTTTTAGAGCCTTTCGAAAGCAGGTACTCCATGATCTCTGTATTGCCCCGGAAGGCGGCCCAGTGCAAATAAATGCGGCTATCGTGGGTGATCTTGCTTACATCGTTACCCGGCTGCGACAACAGATACTTGATCGTTTCGTTGGGAGCCTGCGCATTGATCGCCATCACGACGGGATCGAAACTCGCCTGGTTGAACTGAGACGGGTTGCTGCCTTTCTCGACTTCTGCCTTGACCTGATTCGCATCGGGTTTGCCTAGCCAGAACGACTGTTCCAGCAGAACGTTTTTCTGAGCCTGAGCGGAGAGCGAAACGCCTACCAGAATGGCTGCAACTAGTTTTTTCATACGAATTTGCGTGACTTAAACGGCTGATAGAGGGAGTTCAGAATTGGTGGATACCTAACGAGGGTGCAAATTACTAAGATTCAGTCTAAATAAGAATGTTTGGCCGCTAATATTAACTGCTACGCGAAATGTCCATTTTTTAGACCGGGCTGGGGGGTAAGCCGGCTGTCAAGTGTCAACATCCAGCTTACCCCCCAGCCCGGTCTAAGCATATTATTTCAACCGATAAGACAGGGTCGTGACGAACTGCCGGGGCGGAATCGGCATGATGCTGTAGCGGTCATGAATCAGGTAGTTCAGCTCATTGGTGATGTTCGATACTTTGGCCAGAATCGAAATCTTCCGGTACGTATAGCCTGCCGACAGGTCAATTGTCGTGAAACTCGTTAGTGGAATCAGGCGACTGAACGCTGGTGTCTGACCATACGTATTGTTGTTTCCACCAAAACGAGCACCCGTGTAAAAGGCTGATGCGCCTAGTTTCAGACCCCGCAGTTGCGGCAGATCGAACGTGTAGAAAATAGTTGCATTCGCGGTGTGGGCCGGGTTGTTGGTCAGCCGTTCGCCTTCGATGGGGGAACCCCGAACGAGCGATGCCTTCGTGTACCGCATATAATTGTAGCCGTAGCCGGTGATGAAATAGAAGTTCTTCGACAGGTTACCCGTCAGGTCTATTTCCAGCCCATCACTCGTGGTCTGGCCCGTAAACTCTTTCACGTTCGCGTCGGCATTGGCCGTGCCATCGGCTTTGAGTGGTGCCATCTGTGCCAGATCACTGTTGACGATGTGGTAAACGCCCAGGTTCGCCGTGATTCGACCGTTGAACAATTCATTTTTTACGCCCGCTTCAACCTGATCGACGATAGACGGTTTCAGGATCTGTCCGTAAATGTCGACCCCCGTGTTGATCGTAAAGTTGTTGGCGTAGCTACCAAAAAACGACGTGGTTCGGGTAGGCTGATACAGCAAGGCCACTTTGGGCGAAAAGGCCGCATCGGTTTTGGTTTCGGCGGTTCCCCGCGTTTCAACCTGCGTGAGTTGGTTCAGAATGGTTGTCTGCACCGTTTTCTGCTGCGACCACCGAACACCCGCCAGAATCTTGACTTTATCCGACAGGCCGATCAGGTCTTGTACATAAAACCCCAACCGGGTCGATGGTGACGTGGTGCGGGTCGTTGCCGTAGCATCGGGAATGTCGGTGCGGGCTTCGAACAGGCTCGGATTCAGAATGTTTATTTTATCGTAGGCTGTTTTCCCCGCTCCGTAATTGACGGTATAGGCAGTGCTTTTGCTGACGATACCAACGATATCGCCACCCACCAGCAACTGATGCCCGACAGCGCCCGTGTTGAACCGGCCATTGAGGTTTATCTGGCCGGTGCTGTTCGCTTCGCTAGTCATGGTTCGGCTAAGCGTGCGGGTCCAGTCGCCCGTGGCCGATACGTTGTTGTTGGGGACACCCGCTCCGTAGGCGGTCACGTCGGTTCCCTGCGCGGAGGCAATGGCGGTCAGTTTCCAGTTGCTGTTAAACGCATGATCGATATTGAGGGAGCCAGAGGTCTGCTTTACATTGTTGTAAGCCCAGGGCGTATTGATGAACCGCGACCGGGGCACATCGGGGATGATCGCATCCTGATTCGCATTCAGCGACCCAATGCCATTGTCGGGTGTCAGGTCTGACTTCAGATAATCGCCCTGAAGCAAAATGGATGTCTTTTGGCCCAGTTTATAGAGCAGGGAGGGGTTGACATAGACCCGGTTTGTTTTGACCACATCCCGGTAGCTTTTGGCCGTTTCGTACGTTCCCACAACCCGGAAGGCGAGATTTTTGGCCAGCGGACCGTAGAGGTCAACAATGGGTTTATATAGGCCGTAGCTACCGACCCGCATTGATACTTCACCGCCATACTCGAACTTCGGCTTCTTCGTGACCATATTGATAATCAGTCCGCCGGATACATTACCATACAACAGGGCAGAACTTCCTTTCAACACTTCAACGGATTCCAGCGTGCTGGCTTCGGGGAAGCCCATCGTATTGGAGATCACCCCATTTTTGAAAATATTGCCACCGGCTCCCGCAATACCGATGCTGTAGCCCCGTGCCGAAAAGGTTTCGGCCACACCACCCCGTTGCTGGGTCAACGATACTCCGCTGACATTTTTCAGGACATCCCCCAGACGGGCTGCCTGCTGGTTCGCGATCACGACACTACTGACCACGCCCGTCATCTGCGGCATATCCAGCGGAGCAAGACCCGCTTTACCCAGCGTAACGACCTGGTTATTGCCGGTTACTTCGACTTCACTCAACTGCGATGTATTTTCAGCCAGTGAAAAATCGACCGTGATGGCTTGCCCACTCTGTACGGATATCGTCTTTTCCTGCGTTTGCAGGCCCACGAACGTAATCTGAAGGGTGTACGTACCCTGGTTTATTCCTTTCAGCTGATAAGTCCCGTCTTCTGCTGTGACCGTACCTTTTCGAATTTCTTTCAGACTAACATTAACGAAGGAGGCCGGATTACCATCGCTGGTTTTCACTAAGCCACGAATCGACCCGTGCGACTGAGCAAGGACCTGTACATTCAATAGAATCAGCAGGCTTAGGCAAACTATAGTACTAGTAAAAATGTGTTTCATTTATTTAGATTAATTCTAATTTATTGCAAATTTGTGGCTTGAAGCGGTAGAGTAGGTATCGCAAATGGGAAGATTCCTGTTGAAATCGGGCCAGTATGGAAATAATGCTAAAACTTAAGGGTGTTGACCTATTATTGCGACGGGAAGCCTTGGCAGGACCGGCAGGCGTAGAGAATCCTTTTCAGGAAAAACTGGCCCGCATCCAGCACGAGCAGATGGGTTGTATAACCGATACGCAGATTTCGACGGGGAATTTCTTTATCGCGCACTGTACCTTTCAGCTTACCCAATCTGTTCAGTTAAGCAAAGAAGTAGAGGAGGAGGTCATTCAGCTGGATTTTGCACTGCGGGGTGAAAGCCAGGGCCTGACGACGGAAACGACGAGCCGACAACGCTTTTCGACGGGCCAGCATAATATCTGCTACATTCCCCGTTCGAAGAGTACTTATGACTACTACGCGTCCGATCAGCCACTAGATTATTGTATCGTAGTGATTCCGAAAGAGACGTACATTCGGCTACTAGCGTCCAGCAGTGGGCTGCATCGGCAACTGGATACCCTGATGGCGCAGCAGAAAACAGGGTATGCCAGTGCCAAAAACCTCCCGATAACACCCCTGATGGACTGGCTGATCCGGGATATGCGTACCAGTCCGCGTACGGGGTCATTAAAGCGATTATTTCTGGAATCCAGAGTAACCGAACTGCTCATGCTTCAGCTCGAACAAATGCAGGGTACGCAGCCGATAGGTTTTCCATCAAAGACAGCGGATATCCGTAAACTGCACGAAGCCTGCGAAATACTGGACGCTTCCTATGCCGATCCACCAACGATTGTTGAACTGGCTAAGCTGGTGTGTCTGAATGAGTTCAACCTCAAACGCGGATTCAAAGAGCAGACCGGAACGACCATACTGGGCTATGTTACCCGACGCCGGATGGAGGATGCCAAACGCCTTTTGCTGGCGGGCGACAAAACGATCAGTGAAATAGCATACTGGGTTGGCTACAAAAATCCAGCTCACTTTACGGTCGCTTTTAAACAGTACTTCGGCGTACTCCCGAGCACCATCCGACGGTAGGCTGGCCGTGAATGATCAGCCGCTGATGGGCTATTTTTTGAACGAGTTTTCGTGGGAATCGTTTACACCGAAGAACGACAAAAATCCTTAACATGAAACGAATAATGCTCCTGGCTTTCCTACTCACTACGCTGTTTGGGCAGACCAGCAAGGCGCAGACAGCCCAACAGCCTGCCGCACCCAACATGACTTTTTCCAATCCATTACCCGTCCAGTTTGGCGACCCGTATATACTGAACACGAAGGGCACCTATTACATGTACGGCACCGGCGCAGGAGCGGATAAGGGTTTCGTGGCCTATTCATCAACGGATATGGTGAACTGGAAGAGCGAAGGGCAGGTCTATTTCCACGATAACAAAAACGGGTGGAGCGACCCAAAAGCAGCGTGGGGGGGCGCTTACTGGGCTCCCGAAGTATATGAAGTGAAGGGCAAGTATTACCTGTTCTACAGTGCCCAGTGGAAAGAAAATCCGGCCCGTGATCTGGAAAACTTCCGGATTGGCGTGGCCGTAGCCGATAAACCGACCGGGCCATTCGTTGACCTGGCGAACAAGCCCGTTTTCGACCCCGGCTACCCCATCATCGATGCCAACGTGTTGTTTGACACCAACGGCAAGGCGTACTTGTATTATTCGCGTTGCTGCTACAAGCATCCGGTCGAAAGCGACGTGGCCACGCTAGCCCGCGATAAGGGCTGGTTCAAGGAGATCGAAGAAAGCTGGGTGTATGGGGTCGAGCTCAAACCCGATTTCTCCGGCGTTATCGGCGAACCGGTTCTAATCCTGCGCCCTCCGGTCAAGCTCAGCGACAAACAGGCCGAATGGGAGAGCCGGTCGGTTACGGCCCGCGAAGTAAATCGCCGTTGGACAGAGGGCTCGGTTGCGTTTAAGAAAGATAACATCTATTACATTATGTACTCGGCCAATCACTTTGGTGGTCAGTACTACGCCATTGGGTACGCCACCGCTAGTTCGCCGTTGGGACCGTACACCAAAGCGGCTAACAATCCGATCTTGCAGAAAAATACGGACAAAGGTGGCTCCGTAACGGGAACGGGACACAACAGCATCGCGTACTCACCGGATGGCAAAGAGATGTTTTGTGTTTACCATGCGCGAACCGCCAAAACGGGCGATGAACGGGTCGTGTGCCTCGACCGGATGCACGTGAAAAATGGACGTATAACCATTCTTGGCCCGACCACCACGCCCCAGAAATTCCCCTCCGGCGCAACCCGATAAAAGTTCATGAACAAGCGTAGTGGGGTCTTGAATGCCACCTGGACCGCTATGCATTGACAGTAAAAACAACACTGTGCGTACGTTTAGTCGTAACGCTTTTGACGTGAAGTGCAACTATACCCTGATCAATTCGTTCTGTCAAAAGAGTAAAGGGCATTTTCAGCGGCTATTTTTTGCTGGATTGTTGACGTATGAACCGTATTTCCGTTAGAGTAGAGAAGCATGTTCCCTTACGAATGGGTGAAGCAAGCTACGTTAAGTGGCTTTTACTCGTCTGTCTTGTCGTAACCGCACAATGGGCCGCAGCGCAGTCCGAAGGTCAATGGCGTTTACGGAAGAACAAAGATCAAATTCAGGTTTACTCCCGACACACGGATGGAAGTCGGCTGGAGGAGCTAAAAGCGGTCTGCGTGATTCCAGGTACGATGAGCCAGCTGGTCGCTTTGTTGTCGGACGTAGACAACTACAAAGAAGTCCTTTACAAAACGAAAACGGCCCAGTTGTTACAACGCGTGAATGAAACGCGGTTTACCTATTACATCGTTAATGAGTTACCGGTCGTTCAGGACCGGGACATGGCAGTTCAGCTCACCTTCTCGCGCGATCCGGCCACTAAACTGCTCCACGTCCGAGGGGTTGGTTTGCCGAATCTGGTTCCCGAAAAAAAGGGGAACGTCAGGATTACGGATTGGCAAGCCGACTGGCAGGTTCGCGCTGACGAGAAGAAACGGACCTTGTCGATCACCTACACCTGCCGGGTCGATCCCGGTGGCTCGATTCCTGCCTGGGTACAGAATTTTGCCGCGACCGATGGGGTCTACAACTCGTTTATCCTGATTCGGGATAGCCTTCCCTTAGCGCGTTACCAGGGAAGAACATTCGCGTTTTTAGGGAATTAGCGCTAGTTTAGGGCAAGCCGGAGTGACACGTTTCTCGGTGTAGAATCAGACTCCATTTTACCGCACCGTAAGAATTGCGCTGAATTATCCGGACTAGCCGGGTAATATAAGCCGGGTCGTGGCTTTTCATGCATTCGTCTAAACCGACCACCATGAGAAAAACACTCCTTGCCCTGCCGCTTGGCTTACTCGCCAGTATATATACGCTCGTGCAGGCTCAAACCGTTGCCCTGAAACCGGTGTGGGAAAGCGATACGACACTGCGCACACCCGAATGTGTTTTGTTCGAGCCCAGCCAGAATGTCCTGTATGTTTCCTGCATCAATGGCAGCCCAAAGCCGGAAAATAAAAGTAGCTACATTGCCAAAGTGGGTCTGGACGGTAAGGTGATCAAGCTGAAATTTACCGACAACCTTAATTCCACCAAGGGGATGGGGGTGCTGAAGAATAAGCTGTACGTGACCGAGATGACGCAGGTCGCCGAGATCGATCTGGCAACGGGTAAAATCCTGAACCAATATCCCATCGACGGTGCCAAGTTTCTCAATGATATTGCCATCGATCCCCAGAAAGGCGTCGTGTACGTTACCGACTCGAATGATAGTAAGGTATGGGCAATAACGAATGGCAAGAGTAGTCTTGTTCTGGAAGGTGCTCCGCTAAAAGGTACCAACGGGCTGTTATTCGAAAACAACCAACTACTGATCGGTAATGGCGATGGCTCGTTACTGAGTCTGAATCCGGCAACCAAACAACTCAGCACGATAGCCAAAGGGATGGGTGGTATCGATGGTATTGTCGCTTTGGGCAACAAGGAGTACATCGTCACCGAGTGGGCTGGCAAAATCTGGCACGTTCGTGCGGACGGAACGACCGAACTAAAATCAGACACCTCCGCGCAGAAGATCAGCTCGGCAGATATTGGGTATAATCCGACTACCAAGATGCTGTTTGTACCGACGTTTTTCCACAATACGGTGAAAGCCTACTCACTCAAGTAAGTGTGTGCAAGTATTTGGTGGCAGGTTTTGACGCCTTGCAGATAACACGAATCGCACCGTATAGTCATTGAACGCATCAGGGCGAACTACCAATGGTAATTCGCCCTGATAGTTGATCAGAACCAGTGATCAACTAATCATCAATTCCAGCCGCCACCCAATGCCCGGTACGCATTGACCATGGCATTCATCTGTTGCATCCGGGTTTCGATAAGCTCGATCCGCGCTTCCAGAACATCACGCTGGGTCAGCAATACTTCCATATAGTCAGCTCGGGCCGACGTGAACAGTTTCAGCGATATGGCCGTCGATTTGTTCAGCGCATCCACCTGGTTGTTTTTGGTGGTGTATTTCTTTTCCAGATTATCCATGTTGGCTAGCTGGTTGGCCACTTCGATATGAGCGTTCAAAACCGTGCGCTCGTAATCGTAGACAGCCTGAATCTGTTTGGCACTGGCCGTCTTGTACGCAGCGGTAATGGCGTTCTTGTTAACCAGCGGGCCAACCAGATCCCCAACCAGCGACGAGATTAGGGCCTGGGGAATATTTCCCAGATACAGCGGACTGTAGGACATCACACCCAGCGAAGCGGACAGATTGAGCGTCGGGTAGAAATTAGCCCTGGCCACCCCTACATCCAGTTTAGCCGCTTGCAACCTCAATTCGGCCTGGCGAATATCGGGCCGATTTTCCAGCAGCTGAGAGGGAACACCCGCAGCCACTTTGGTCGGAATCAGCTCATTAAACGTATCGGAACTCCGCTGAACGTGTTGTGGAAACCGACCCATCAGGAAGTTGATCCGGTTTTCTGCTTCAACAATCTTCTGCTGAATTTCGTACTGAAGACTTTGCGTTTTAAATACCTCTGCTTCAAACCGGCGCACAGCCAGTTCGGTTACTTTGGCCGCTTCTTTCTCCTGCTTAGTAATCGACAGGGCGTTGTTCAGGATGACAAGATTCTTCTGAATAATATCCAGCTGATTGTCAAGCGCCATCAGTTCGTAGTACGATGTAGCGATCTCCGCGACTAGGTTCGTAACCTGAAAGTTCCTCCCCTCGACAGATGAAAGATACGTGGCAATGGCTGCTTTTTTTGAATTACGTAACTTATGCCAAATGTCCACTTCCCAACTGGCAAAAGCGGCTATGTACGTATTCGGTAAAACCTCGGGTGTTTCCCGTCCCGGTTTTATCTCGGAAAAGGCGTCAGCCGCGCCCTGGCTGGTGTAGCGGGACACTTTCTCAACACTTGCTCCACCACCCAGCGTAACGAATGGCCGATACGCCCCTGCTCTGGCCAGGACTTCGTTGTTAGCCACCTGAATTTCCTGCAACGTAATGTTTAGTTCCTGATTGTTATGCAGCGCCGAATCAATCAGAATGGCTAGATTGGGATCGGTGAAATAAGCCCGCCAGGTCGTTTTACCGGTGTTGGTGGAATCCTGCGAGTTGGAATAACTCGCAGGTACTGATCTATTTTCTGTTTTCTGAACCAGGCGCGGTACAGTACAGGCGGCATTGAGTAGGGTAATGGACGCTATCCCTAACCAAGTGACTATTCGTTTATTGCACATGATTTTCACTTTCTTCTGGTTGTGGGAAACTGTCAATTGAATGGGCCAGATCTTCAGTCAACGATCCTTCTTCTTCATCCCGGATCATCTTGCGGCCATCAGCCATCGTGCCAAAGATGTAGTATAAGCCTGGGATGATGATAACCCCGAAAATGGTACCGAACAACATACCACCCATGGCCGAAGCTCCGATGGTCCGGTTACCGATCGCACCGGCACCGCTGGCACTGATCAGCGGGATCAGACCGGCCACGAAGGCAAACGAGGTCATCAGGATCGGGCGGAAACGCACTCTGGCTCCTTCAATGGCTGCATTCAGAATCGTTTCGCCCTGCTGTCGTTTCTGGACGGCAAACTCTACGATCAGTACGGCATTTTTACCCAACAGACCAACCAGCATGATGAGCCCGATCTGCGCATAAATGTTGTTCTCCAACCCCATCAGCTTGAGCAGCAGAAACGAACCGAATATCCCAACCGGCAGCGATAATACTACGGCCAATGGAATGATGAAGCTTTCGTACTGAGCGGCCAACACGAAGTAAACGAAGGCCAGTACGATCAGGAACACATACAGCGTCTCATTTCCCCGGATGGATTCATCGTAAGAAAGACCTTCGAACGCGATGTCGTATCCTTTGGGCAACGTCTTGGCGGCAACTTCGCGGATGGCCTGTATGGCATCGGCAGTTGTGTAGCCCTTCGCCGGAAGTCCCTGAATGGCGGCTGAGTTATACAGGTTGAACCGGGTAATTTCATTGGGTCCCTGCCCTTTTTTCAGGCTCATGAAGGCCGAGTAGGGGACCATGTCACCCGCATCGTTCTTGACGAAAAGCTTTAACAGGTCGGAGGGAAGCCGTCTGAAGCTCGGATCGGACTGCACGTACACTTTGAAGAACTGGTTGAATTTGGTAAACCCTTGCTCGTACGTACTACCGATCATGATGTTGAGGTTGTCCATCGCTTTGCCGATAGACACGCCTTTCTGCATGGCCAGGTTGTTGTCGATCTCCAGTTCGTACTGTGGATAGTTGGCTGAGAAGAAGGTGAATAAGCCTGTAAGCTCCTGCCGCTTGCTCAGATCCGCCATGAACTGCTTGTTGATTTTATCGAACTCGCGGT
Proteins encoded in this region:
- a CDS encoding TolC family protein, with amino-acid sequence MCNKRIVTWLGIASITLLNAACTVPRLVQKTENRSVPASYSNSQDSTNTGKTTWRAYFTDPNLAILIDSALHNNQELNITLQEIQVANNEVLARAGAYRPFVTLGGGASVEKVSRYTSQGAADAFSEIKPGRETPEVLPNTYIAAFASWEVDIWHKLRNSKKAAIATYLSSVEGRNFQVTNLVAEIATSYYELMALDNQLDIIQKNLVILNNALSITKQEKEAAKVTELAVRRFEAEVFKTQSLQYEIQQKIVEAENRINFLMGRFPQHVQRSSDTFNELIPTKVAAGVPSQLLENRPDIRQAELRLQAAKLDVGVARANFYPTLNLSASLGVMSYSPLYLGNIPQALISSLVGDLVGPLVNKNAITAAYKTASAKQIQAVYDYERTVLNAHIEVANQLANMDNLEKKYTTKNNQVDALNKSTAISLKLFTSARADYMEVLLTQRDVLEARIELIETRMQQMNAMVNAYRALGGGWN